Proteins encoded by one window of Hippoglossus hippoglossus isolate fHipHip1 chromosome 15, fHipHip1.pri, whole genome shotgun sequence:
- the golga7bb gene encoding golgin subfamily A member 7B isoform X2, with product MATEFHNLQELRHSASLVTKVFVQRDYSQGTVCRFQTKFPSELDNRIERTLLEETVKTLNSYYVEAEKIGGQSYLEGCLACATAYIVFLCMETRYEKVLKKISGYIQEQNEKIYAPRGLLLTDPIERGMRVLEISLFEDRGSGSSSPSSSMTSAASSAR from the exons ATGGCGACAGAG TTCCATAACCTGCAGGAGCTGAGGCACAGTGCATCACTGGTAACAAAGGTGTTTGTACAGAGAGATTACAGCCAAGGAACCGTCTGCCGCTTCCAGACCAAGTTCCCCTCAGAGCTCGACAACAGG ATTGAGCGTACCTTGCTGGAGGAGACGGTGAAGACCCTGAACTCTTATTATGTCGAGGCCGAGAAAATTGGAGGTCAGTCATACCTGGAAGGATGTCTGGCCTGCGCTACAGCGTACATCGTCTTCCTCTGCATGGAGACACGCTACGAGAAG GTGCTGAAGAAGATATCAGGCTACATCCAGGAGCAGAATGAGAAGATCTACGCTCCTCGAGGTCTGCTGCTCACCGACCCCATAGAGAGAGGAATGAGGGTT CTGGAGATCAGCCTCTTTGAAGACCGGGGCTCGGGCAGCTCCagtcccagcagcagcatgacGTCAGCCGCCAGCAGCGCCCGGTGA